Proteins from a single region of Acanthochromis polyacanthus isolate Apoly-LR-REF ecotype Palm Island chromosome 11, KAUST_Apoly_ChrSc, whole genome shotgun sequence:
- the si:ch211-199g17.2 gene encoding uncharacterized protein si:ch211-199g17.2 isoform X1, giving the protein MQPGVSNKSQLSESLKDYLNNKNRLQPIIGLGSIIECVKVGPQNRESIYLCEVCVCQLNKADMRNHILGSLHRFNYIKTWHPHLLSEWQENSDLSKLAWPLMEKAKVLERQEGTGRIQLLKVEDAVYERMATHRETDVIALINSLKNGQSEPETASLHYPVQSQRTVLLAQNRQGMSNKSLKADKKSNKTAQSEQKSLPVMQAKPPVTPEVWVKNVSTSQMYDTQTLPESTAISEKNRSCLDDYTGTKPLIGLSCVVEYRTEDGCSYCFLCHCCRIKSDQKDVTDHLTSSSHLLNYLMEAYPEQVVGMTAEIRDDRQLLCSLAKKVEQNEGRGELKVVNAPESFCMQLTGKSYHWCIKMLSSGWTHTNIQKKRTGVKGSTVNKTSARDMPEKYHPVLPKRAKRQKPKTKNRKMPNTVFSVSLPLTKGSILLERTSFSTDSLPVCFASPPSDDDIRLSPKSQIMGSEFYDCDSGSFEVDHGECPTTCKTSQLQQDHYGGNANPAQYIPEKPLTVTLLQEAEEYANDGVYVLQSEDVTGTKDDEMYGEGAYNRQHGFGESSSQKFFQTSRNEKHQTHNEGPLPAVSHTMTWPPYHSSYRQEEGGAEQWHNSASQSQAGTRVEEFGEENHKDMSLDALQRYYQQHQYMTADTGLQYNMAPVTGSVGPQYLSGEPVAYSNAAQTNLQTPLLDRLAYSGSVPSQPGVQFPESKPRSSQTYTEVTAVHFQTAAQSYGSQSTAYQAYQAGQVDQGLTSNHSTGTWTNPDPYYAYPASICGGAGVQCYHPTWPSSVLRGPLRS; this is encoded by the exons atgcaGCCAG GAGTTTCAAACAAAAGCCAGCTGTCAGAGTCTCTGAAGGATTATCTAAACAACAAGAACAGACTACAACCCATTATTG GCTTGGGCAGCATAATAGAATGTGTGAAAGTGGGTCCACAGAACAGAGAGTCAATTTACTTGTGCGAGGTGTGCGTCTGTCAGCTAAATAAAGCCGACATGCGGAACCACATATTGGGAAGTCTCCACAGATTCAACTACATT AAAACCTGGCATCCGCACttactgtctgaatggcaggaGAACTCTGATCTGTCTAAGCTGGCCTGGCCCCTGATGGAGAAGGCCAAGGTGCTTGAGAGACAGGAGGGAACAGGACGTATCCAG TTATTAAAGGTAGAAGATGCTGTATACGAGAGGATGgcaacacacagagaaacagacg TTATAGCTTTGATAAACTCCTTAAAGAATGGACAGAGTGAGCCTGAGACTGCATCGTTACACTATCCCGTCCAATCACAGAGGACGGTACTGCTTGCACAGAACCGACAGGGAATGTCCAACAAATCCCTCAAGGCTGACAAGAAATCAAACAAGACCGCACAGTCAGAACAAAAGTCTCTGCCCGTGATGCAAGCAAAACCCCCTGTCACACCAGAAGTCTGGGTAAAAAACGTCTCAACATCCCAGATGTACGATACTCAGACATTACCCGAATCCACAGCCATATCGGAGAAAAACAGGAGCTGTCTTGATGACTACACGGGAACCAAGCCTCTTATAG GCCTTTCCTGTGTGGTTGAGTACAGAACTGAGGATGGCTGCTCATACTGTTTCTTATGCCACTGTTGCCGCATCAAATCAGACCAAAAGGACGTCACTGATCACCTGACCAGCTCTTCCCATCTCCTTAACTACTTG ATGGAAGCTTATCCAGAGCAAGTGGTGGGAATGACTGCAGAAATCAGAGATGACCGTCAGCTTCTCTGTTCACTGGCCAAGAAAGTGGAGCAAAATGAAGGCAGAGGAGAGCTGAAG GTAGTAAATGCACCAGAATCCTTCTGTATGCAACTCACAGGCAAAAGTTACCACTGGT GTATAAAGATGCTGAGTAGTGGATGGACACATACTAACATCCAGAAAAAGAGAACAGGTGTCAAAG GGTCGACTGTGAATAAAACCTCAGCTCGGGATATGCCTGAGAAATACCACCCAGTGCTGCCAAAACgagcaaaaagacagaaaccaaAGACGAAAAACAGGAAGATGCCCAATACTGTGTTCAGCGTAAGCCTGCCTCTTACCAAAGGTTCAATTCTGCTGGAGAGGACGTCTTTCAGCACGGACAGCCTCCCTGTGTGTTTTGCATCACCTCCATCCGATGACGACATCCGTCTCTCTCCAAAGTCTCAGATAATGGGCTCTGAATTTTATGACTGTGATAGTGGATCATTTGAGGTTGACCATGGTGAATGTCCCACAACGTGCAAAACCTCCCAACTACAGCAAGATCACTATGGTGGAAATGCAAATCCTGCTCAATACATACCAGAAAAACCTTTAACCGTCACTCTGCTACAAGAAGCAGAAGAATACGCCAATGATGGTGTGTACGTCCTCCAGTCAGAGGATGTAACCGGGACAAAAGACGATGAGATGTATGGGGAAGGGGCTTACAACAGACAGCATGGTTTTGGGGAAAGTTCAAGTCAGAAGTTCTTTCAGACATCAAGAAATGAGAAACACCAGACGCACAATGAAGGACCGCTGCCTGCTGTGTCCCACACTATGACCTGGCCACCGTATCACTCCTCCTACAGGCAAGAGGAGGGTGGTGCTGAGCAGTGGCACAATTCAGCTTCACAAAGTCAAGCTGGCACAAGAGTGGAAGAGTTTGGAGAGGAGAACCACAAGGACATGAGCTTGGATGCTCTTCAACGTTATTACCAACAACACCAGTACATGACAGCAGACACAGGTCTTCAGTACAACATGGCTCCTGTGACGGGCAGTGTGGGGCCTCAGTATCTGTCTGGTGAGCCGGTTGCTTATTCAAATGCCGCCCAGACAAACTTACAAACTCCCTTGTTGGATCGTCTCGCATACAGTGGCAGCGTTCCATCACAGCCTGGAGTACAGTTTCCTGAGAGTAAGCCGAGATCATCCCAAACATACACGGAGGTCACCGCCGTGCATTTCCAGACAGCTGCACAAAGCTATGGGTCACAGTCTACAGCCTATCAGGCCTATCAAGCCGGACAAGTAGACCAGGGGTTGACGTCTAACCACAGCACTGGAACCTGGACAAACCCTGACCCGTACTATGCTTATCCAGCCAGCATCTGTGGAGGTGCTGGGGTCCAGTGCTATCATCCAACCTGGCCAAGCTCGGTGCTACGGGGCCCGCTCAGGTCTTAA
- the si:ch211-199g17.2 gene encoding uncharacterized protein si:ch211-199g17.2 isoform X2 gives MQPGVSNKSQLSESLKDYLNNKNRLQPIIGLGSIIECVKVGPQNRESIYLCEVCVCQLNKADMRNHILGSLHRFNYIKTWHPHLLSEWQENSDLSKLAWPLMEKAKVLERQEGTGRIQLLKVEDAVYERMATHRETDVIALINSLKNGQSEPETASLHYPVQSQRTVLLAQNRQGMSNKSLKADKKSNKTAQSEQKSLPVMQAKPPVTPEVWVKNVSTSQMYDTQTLPESTAISEKNRSCLDDYTGTKPLIGLSCVVEYRTEDGCSYCFLCHCCRIKSDQKDVTDHLTSSSHLLNYLMEAYPEQVVGMTAEIRDDRQLLCSLAKKVEQNEGRGELKVVNAPESFCMQLTGKSYHWCKYRRLYFCLAVSRSPLFLRLCS, from the exons atgcaGCCAG GAGTTTCAAACAAAAGCCAGCTGTCAGAGTCTCTGAAGGATTATCTAAACAACAAGAACAGACTACAACCCATTATTG GCTTGGGCAGCATAATAGAATGTGTGAAAGTGGGTCCACAGAACAGAGAGTCAATTTACTTGTGCGAGGTGTGCGTCTGTCAGCTAAATAAAGCCGACATGCGGAACCACATATTGGGAAGTCTCCACAGATTCAACTACATT AAAACCTGGCATCCGCACttactgtctgaatggcaggaGAACTCTGATCTGTCTAAGCTGGCCTGGCCCCTGATGGAGAAGGCCAAGGTGCTTGAGAGACAGGAGGGAACAGGACGTATCCAG TTATTAAAGGTAGAAGATGCTGTATACGAGAGGATGgcaacacacagagaaacagacg TTATAGCTTTGATAAACTCCTTAAAGAATGGACAGAGTGAGCCTGAGACTGCATCGTTACACTATCCCGTCCAATCACAGAGGACGGTACTGCTTGCACAGAACCGACAGGGAATGTCCAACAAATCCCTCAAGGCTGACAAGAAATCAAACAAGACCGCACAGTCAGAACAAAAGTCTCTGCCCGTGATGCAAGCAAAACCCCCTGTCACACCAGAAGTCTGGGTAAAAAACGTCTCAACATCCCAGATGTACGATACTCAGACATTACCCGAATCCACAGCCATATCGGAGAAAAACAGGAGCTGTCTTGATGACTACACGGGAACCAAGCCTCTTATAG GCCTTTCCTGTGTGGTTGAGTACAGAACTGAGGATGGCTGCTCATACTGTTTCTTATGCCACTGTTGCCGCATCAAATCAGACCAAAAGGACGTCACTGATCACCTGACCAGCTCTTCCCATCTCCTTAACTACTTG ATGGAAGCTTATCCAGAGCAAGTGGTGGGAATGACTGCAGAAATCAGAGATGACCGTCAGCTTCTCTGTTCACTGGCCAAGAAAGTGGAGCAAAATGAAGGCAGAGGAGAGCTGAAG GTAGTAAATGCACCAGAATCCTTCTGTATGCAACTCACAGGCAAAAGTTACCACTGGTGTAAGTACAGAcgattatatttttgtttggcTGTCAGTCGTTCACCTCTTTTCCTCCGACTCTGCTCTTGA
- the LOC127536170 gene encoding putative nuclease HARBI1, with protein MFSILQVGVRGPYSRVNPHVPLLSLYFEGGDLRKDFRLSRPTLDNLIKILGNTDHGWGRALEVLVFVYWLASATSYRVVSEAFGFPRSTCHDMVHKTSKAIQGIFRRAVCFPNNDELEEIGAGFAQLAGSPAFRRVAGSIDGCHVRIVPPGRFPGDYFNRKLFHSVQFQAICDHKGSFLDIVVGFPGSVHDARVLRSSPFYLHQLYPPPGWHLIGDGGYPCLAQPIELLTPFRESVRNAVEGRFNARLSRARCVVERAFGVLKTRWRPIFLKALEVKVDFVPEVIVACIFLHNLCIRNGDILEPEVVEEDNDDGVDFEVPVPVQQSGDGLRNRLAAAVSAPEHPPHELQEDDYC; from the coding sequence ATGTTTTCTATATTACAGGTTGGTGTGAGAGGTCCATACAGCAGAGTAAACCCCCATGTTCCCCTGCTGTCTCTTTACTTTGAGGGAGGTGACCTCAGGAAGGACTTTAGGTTATCCAGACCAACCCTGGACAACCTGATAAAAATTCTGGGTAACACTGACCATGGATGGGGGAGGGCGCTCgaagttcttgtttttgtctattgGTTGGCGAGCGCTACATCCTACCGCGTTGTGTCAGAGGCCTTTGGCTTTCCCCGGAGCACATGCCACGACATGGTCCACAAGACCAGCAAGGCCATCCAGGGAATTTTTCGTCGGGCCGTGTGCTTCCCCAACAATGATGAGCTGGAAGAAATTGGGGCTGGCTTTGCCCAGCTGGCAGGTTCCCCAGCATTCAGGAGGGTGGCAGGAAGTATTGATGGGTGCCACGTCCGCATTGTGCCACCTGGAAGGTTTCCTGGCGATTACTTTAATCGGAAACTCTTCCACTCTGTTCAGTTCCAGGCCATTTGTGACCACAAAGGCAGCTTTTTGGACATTGTTGTGGGCTTTCCTGGCAGTGTCCATGATGCCCGGGTCCTGAGAAGCAGCCCCTTTTATCTTCACCAGCTGTACCCACCCCCAGGCTGGCATCTTATTGGTGACGGTGGGTACCCATGCCTGGCTCAGCCAATAGAGCTGCTCACACCATTCCGTGAGTCTGTCCGGAATGCTGTGGAGGGCAGGTTTAATGCCAGGCTGTCCAGGGCCAGATGTGTGGTGGAGAGGGCTTTTGGTGTCCTGAAGACCAGGTGGCGACCCATTTTTCTGAAGGCCCTGGAGGTGAAGGTGGACTTCGTGCCAGAGGTCATCGTTGCCTGCATTTTCCTCCACAACCTCTGCATCAGAAATGGAGACATTTTAGAGCCAGAGGTTGTGGAGGAAGATAATGATGATGGAGTGGACTTTGAGGTTCCTGTGCCAGTCCAGCAGTCTGGTGATGGTCTCAGAAACCGTCTTGCCGCTGCAGTGTCTGCCCCAGAACACCCCCCCCATGAACTGCAAGAAGATGATTATTGTTAA